In a genomic window of Virgibacillus sp. SK37:
- a CDS encoding GAF domain-containing protein, giving the protein MFQVTNYSGNRTKDYELLNKQLRALSEGETDEIALLSNASALLNQFLSEVNWVGFYLLKKNELVLGPFQGLPACIRIPVGKGVCGTAIEQRTTQLVSDVTAFPGHIACDSASKSEIVIPIELDNGVYGVLDIDSPITDRFDETDKHYLEEFVTILQEHLA; this is encoded by the coding sequence ATGTTTCAAGTAACGAATTATTCAGGAAATAGAACAAAAGACTATGAATTGTTAAATAAACAATTACGTGCACTAAGTGAAGGAGAAACAGACGAGATTGCCCTTCTATCGAACGCATCCGCCCTATTAAACCAATTTTTATCAGAAGTAAACTGGGTTGGTTTCTATCTTCTTAAGAAAAATGAATTGGTGCTCGGCCCGTTTCAAGGTTTGCCTGCATGCATACGGATCCCTGTAGGCAAGGGTGTATGTGGCACTGCAATAGAACAGCGCACTACACAGCTTGTTTCAGATGTAACAGCTTTTCCTGGACATATTGCCTGTGACAGTGCGAGCAAATCAGAAATCGTTATACCAATTGAACTGGATAATGGTGTTTATGGGGTATTAGATATTGATAGTCCAATTACCGATCGTTTTGATGAGACAGATAAACATTATCTGGAAGAATTTGTTACCATTTTACAAGAACATCTAGCATAA